One Elaeis guineensis isolate ETL-2024a chromosome 10, EG11, whole genome shotgun sequence genomic window carries:
- the LOC105052256 gene encoding uncharacterized protein isoform X3, with amino-acid sequence MPMIRYQIRNEYGLADPELYGAAERDDPEALLEGVAMAGLVGILRQLGDLAEFAAEIFHNLHEEVIATAARGHGLMLRVQQLEAEFPSIEKAFFTQINDSNFACNDGIDWHSNIEMDQNLITRGDMPRFILDFYEECHGPPRLFTLDKFDVAGAGACLKRYSDPSFFKMELPSSRMLEIELPREKKARKIKKGSRWKNGQTLESLLAPHADSDLQPISSDQVSEKTLRHVRLKSRHLNGMRRSNERCLMEHLLEIHSSEQNILFGNSISHSHVKVNPIDSNEPASEIHEIVVDALADRTLVGDLNPIQSPIKIEVAGLSSYELETQKIKNKELSEALHDSFGEIRMTDSDYPVVEQKEMSTESGYNSEGSVDGDVSGEPEKSSPAPQVVCQNKLLGNAEGISECGVDGYRSDDISSELDNFVDALNTIESDIETDSESGAKADPCVFDMESHGKDSDRNEVQQVLQVQFSEPDSVDNSTKSVSSDNMFTNEITSISDSDSSNLTVAQPTQKNMVSFDLPANSEVCPGKTFEKTTKTDFEDAAKSDQGVFNMESHGKDSDGNEAQWELQAHFPAPNSVDNSTKSLSLNNMFKSETACVSDSVIRTSSIVAEPIQRNMVSVDLPANSEICPGKTHDRTPGELWQNNSTKSLSSDNMFKNEITSISDSDSSSSTIAQPTQRNMVCFDLPANSEICPGKTFEMSTETDFEDAAKSDQGVFNMESHGKDSDSNEVERELQAHFPAPDSVDNSTKSLSLNNMFKSEMACVSDSDIRTSPIVAQPIQMNMVSIDLPAASEICPGKTHDRTTEEIWQNNEAMELNSLDHFVSNSCVIDSTSVLVSIHPQWSTYVSQSITREQNGLPLGFPLESDHPEMLHPAEHVEELISEDIAESFDMPDHLSQIECRSMLREAPSGVGKSPIISAFSPAINSITSHLDGLVTDLENGVQPEDAHAERSSGVVEDSHDIAEEFDGSCLETKDEDVPENRRPSDYTVELNSEDKAITLDMTNHHSQARDECTLGKVPTGFGEDLTLPSNGCIGELHESMKQYTEAYLGGNISATIPSLSPDISFTVHLEDSAAGMEKVAAPSEHLACLSSSLENAEEMAKVNISMPKTLSPELEYFSDAEEPQEFPHVVSAGFTHLYSVEDTCPTDVQLQCSVPNHELIECPIPVDNNLKLLDEPTEHLSQENTLQTGGPAQCDDLAAENAIFNDNNGNARPSSTYTPETLGLLVKPQENSIPDDAFLYQHVVENQETISPKDTTALDSQSTPHLTLPSSEEDQLVSAPTASNPELSILDSSDPSASGLLSGVCQTKLSEGVQKDLHSDNNEVNSGCSSESKQDLSLSALPHGVCESAEEKPPTIHFLSEPTIPLEEAASKSQVVSELNVFPVHQEGEHLDPGIPTSSIDLNDELSEPGPEQRSHDSASDGDVSELDISPLNKAMCGQAEPETYVSSACSSAGISSSLASNVSAVTLPPFASFDIAVLETSSQLPFEPRFDEPASSFPLQGVKEPPPLPPLPPLEWRRGKLQLCPLSSSGNLFQSLSGTNSLMAASAADWKHGHGLLEDEGEMVKLANEVVVMPVLEAKSSQHDLFKSDGEKMHPFRFSELPPSAGDESYQHDASFLEGKTVHPSTPSLIVPVVENEKQLSIHDEVGEVMLQPSNPFASLSILDDKISQHPTVLHGEILQPSEDASSQRDWLLTSLESETSQELGHGHLSLDRETVQPLNPFLVGSDREDEKHQHGCGICGGENMQLLQSSMRIPTTAPELPKLGCVTLREENQCSQFDVLPPPDDENLNVEPHSIRSRLRDPLIEAVAAHDRSTMRKVSEMVLSSNKPKADERDSLLEQIRNKSFNLKPSVVTKSNVKGPPTNLKVAAIIEKANAIRQAFVGSDEDDDKDTWSDS; translated from the exons ATGCCGATGATCCGGTACCAGATAAGGAATGAGTACGGATTGGCGGATCCGGAGCTCTATGGAGCTGCGGAGAGAGATGATCCCGAGGCGCTTCTCGAAGGGGTCGCCATGGCCGGCCTCGTCGGCATCTTGAGGCAGCTCGGAGATCTCGCCGA GTTTGCTGCAGAGATATTTCATAACTTGCATGAAGAAGTGATAGCCACTGCTGCTAGAGGGCACGGGCTGATGCTTCGTGTCCAGCAGCTAGAGGCAGAGTTTCCATCAATTGAGAAGGCCTTCTTCACTCAGATTAATGATTCAAATTTTGCTTGCAATGATG GTATTGACTGGCATTCTAATATTGAAATGGATCAGAATCTAATCACACGAGGAGATATGCCTCGTTTTATCTTGGACTTTTATGAAGAATGTCATGGTCCACCTCGATTATTTACACTGGACAA GTTTGATGTTGCTGGTGCTGGGGCATGTTTAAAAAGATATTCTGATCCCTCTTTCTTTAAGATGGAGTTGCCCTCTTCTAGAATGCTGGAAATAGAGcttccaagagaaaagaaagcTCGTAAGATCAAG AAGGGTTCACGGTGGAAGAATGGTCAAACACTTGAGTCCTTATTGGCACCCCATGCTGACTCTGA TTTGCAGCCCATATCTTCTGACCAAGTTTCTGAGAAAACTTTGAGGCATGTGAGATTGAAATCTAGGCACTTGAATGGTATGCGGAGAAGCAATGAAAGATGCTTAATGGAGCATCTACTTGAAATACATTCATCTGAGCAGAACATTTTGTTTGGAAATTCCATAAGCCACTCCCACGTAAAGGTAAATCCAATTGATTCAAATGAACCAGCTTCTGAAATACATGAAATTGTAGTTGATGCTTTGGCTGATCGCACGTTAGTTGGAGACCTAAATCCAATTCAGTCTCCTATTAAAATAGAAGTCGCAGGGTTGTCTTCATATGAATTGGAGACTCagaagataaagaataaagaattgtcAGAGGCACTGCATGACTCATTTGGTGAAATAAGAATGACTGACTCAGACTATCCTGTTGTGGAGCAAAAAGAAATGTCCACTGAGTCTGGATATAATTCAGAAGGCAGTGTTGATGGTGATGTATCTGGTGAACCTGAAAAAAGTTCTCCAGCACCTCAGGTGGTCTGTCAGAACAAATTGTTGGGTAATGCTGAAGGCATATCAGAATGCGGTGTTGATGGCTATAGGTCCGATGACATTAGTAGTGAGCTGGATAATTTTGTGGATGCATTGAATACAATAGAATCAGACATAGAAACAGATTCTGAAAGCGGAGCTAAAGCTGATCCATGTGTCTTCGACATGGAATCTCATGGAAAGGATTCTGATAGAAACGAGGTACAACAGGTGTTGCAAGTTCAATTTTCAGAACCAGATTCTGTTGATAACTCTACCAAATCAGTGAGCTCGGATAATATGTTTACGAATGAAATTACAAGTATTTCCGACTCAGATTCAAGTAATTTGACTGTTGCACAGCCAACTCAAAAGAATATGGTTTCTTTTGATTTGCCTGCCAATTCAGAAGTATGCCCTGGTAAAACCTTTGAAAAGACTACCAAAACAGATTTTGAAGATGCAGCAAAATCTGATCAGGGTGTCTTCAACATGGAATCTCATGGAAAGGATTCTGATGGTAACGAGGCGCAATGGGAGTTGCAAGCTCATTTTCCAGCACCAAATTCTGTTGATAACTCCACTAAATCATTGAGCTTGAACAATATGTTTAAGAGTGAAACGGCTTGTGTTTCTGACTCAGTTATTAGAACTAGTTCAATTGTTGCAGAGCCAATCCAAAGGAATATGGTTTCTGTTGATTTGCCTGCTAATTCAGAAATTTGCCCTGGCAAAACCCACGATAGAACTCCTGGAGAGCTCTGGCAAAATAACTCTACCAAATCATTGAGCTCAGATAATATGTTTAAGAATGAAATTACAAGTATTTCTGACTCAGATTCAAGTAGTTCGACTATTGCACAGCCAACTCAAAGGAATATGGTTTGTTTTGATTTGCCTGCCAATTCAGAAATATGCCCTGGTAAAACCTTTGAAATGAGTACTGAAACAGATTTTGAAGATGCAGCAAAATCTGATCAGGGTGTCTTCAACATGGAATCTCATGGAAAGGATTCTGACAGTAATGAGGTGGAACGAGAGTTGCAAGCTCATTTTCCAGCACCAGATTCTGTTGATAACTCCACTAAATCATTGAGCTTGAACAATATGTTTAAGAGTGAAATGGCATGTGTTTCTGACTCAGATATTAGAACTAGTCCAATTGTTGCACAGCCAATCCAAATGAATATGGTTTCTATTGATTTGCCTGCTGCTTCAGAAATTTGCCCTGGCAAAACCCATGATAGAACTACTGAAGAGATCTGGCAAAATAACGAGGCTATGGAACTTAATTCTTTGGATCATTTTGTATCTAATTCTTGTGTTATAGATTCAACTTCTGTTCTTGTTAGCATTCATCCTCAATGGAGTACTTATGTATCCCAATCCATTACCAGGGAGCAAAATGGCTTACCTTTAG GTTTTCCTCTTGAGAGTGATCATCCTGAAATGCTCCATCCTGCAGAGCATGTTGAAGAACTGATTTCAGAAGATATAGCAGAATCATTTGACATGCCTGATCACCTTTCTCAAATAGAATGCAGAAGTATGTTGAGAGAagctccttcag GTGTTGGCAAATCACCAATCATCTCTGCTTTTTCCCCTGCCATCAATTCTATTACTTCACATCTTGATGGCTTGGTTACAGATCTGGAAAATGGTGTGCAACCTGAAGATGCACATGCAGAGAGATCATCTGGCGTTGTGGAAGACAGTCATGACATAGCTGAAGAGTTCGATG GTTCATGCCTTGAGACTAAAGATGAAGATGTTCCTGAAAATAGACGTCCTTCAGACTATACTGTAGAGCTAAATTCAGAAGATAAGGCAATCACACTGGACATGACCAATCATCATTCCCAAGCACGAGATGAGTGTACTCTTGGAAAGGTTCCTACAGGATTTGGAGAAGACTTAACACTTCCTTCAAATGGGTGCATAGGAGAGCTGCATGAATCTATGAAACAATATACAGAAGCTTATTTAGGTGGGAACATATCAGCTACCATCCCTTCTTTGTCCCCTGATATCAGCTTTACTGTTCACCTTGAAGACTCAGCTGCAGGCATGGAAAAAGTAGCTGCACCTAGTGAACATTTAGCATGCTTGAGTTCAAGCCTTGAAAATGCTGAAGAAATGGCTAAGGTTAATATTTCAATGCCCAAGACACTGTCCCCTGAGTTGGAGTACTTTTCTGATGCTGAGGAGCCTCAAGAGTTCCCTCATGTGGTCTCAGCAGGGTTTACCCATTTGTATTCTGTAGAAGACACCTGTCCTACTGATGTGCAGTTGCAGTGTAGTGTTCCCAACCATGAGTTGATTGAATGTCCCATTCCTGTTGATAATAATTTGAAATTGCTAGATGAGCCCACAGAACATCTCTCTCAGGAGAATACACTGCAGACAGGAGGGCCTGCACAGTGTGATGACCTGGCAGCTGAGAATGCAATTTTTAATGATAACAATGGTAATGCACGTCCTTCTTCAACCTATACTCCAGAAACATTAGGCCTTCTAGTAAAGCCACAAGAAAATAGTATTCCTGATGATGCCTTTCTGTACCAGCACGTAGTGGAGAACCAAGAGACAATTAGTCCAAAGGACACAACAGCATTGGATTCTCAAAGCACTCCGCACTTGACTCTTCCTTCAAGTGAGGAAGATCAACTTGTGTCTGCTCCTACTGCTTCCAACCCTGAGTTATCCattttagattcatctgatccaTCTGCTTCTGGATTACTCAGTGGTGTTTGCCAAACAAAACTATCTGAAGGTGTCCAAAAAGATCTGCATTCTGATAACAATGAAGTAAATTCAGGATGTTCCTCAGAAAGCAAACAAGATCTTAGTTTAAGTGCTTTGCCACATGGTGTTTGTGAAAGTGCAGAAGAGAAGCCTCCAACTATTCATTTCCTTTCAGAACCAACAATTCCACTCGAAGAAGCAGCCTCCAAATCACAGGTTGTCAGTGAACTGAATGTGTTCCCTGTACATCAAGAGGGTGAGCATCTTGATCCAGGCATTCCAACTAGTTCTATTGACCTTAATGATGAACTTTCAGAACCAGGGCCAGAACAGAGGTCCCATGACTCTGCTAGTGATGGAGATGTTAGTGAGTTGGATATATCACCATTGAACAAAGCCATGTGTGGGCAAGCGGAGCCAGAAACTTATGTTTCTTCTGCATGCAGTTCTGCAGGTATCTCAAGTTCTTTGGCTTCTAATGTTTCAGCTGTCACATTACCACCCTTTGCAAGCTTTGACATTGCCGTTTTGGAAACTTCTTCTCAATTGCCCTTTGAGCCACGGTTTGATGAACCGGCCTCCAGTTTTCCTTTACAAGGTGTCAAAGAACCACCTCCGCTTCCCCCACTCCCCCCACTCGAGTGGAGAAGGGGGAAGCTTCAACTTTGCCCTCTATCATCAAGTGGAAATTTATTTCAATCTCTGAGTGGAACAAATTCGCTAATGGCAGCATCAGCTGCAGATTGGAAGCATGGACATGGTTTATTGGAAGATGAAGGTGAAATGGTTAAGCTGGCAAACGAAGTTGTTGTTATGCCGGTGTTGGAAGCTAAGAGTTCTCAGCATGATTTGTTCAAATCAGATGGAGAAAAGATGCATCCCTTTAGGTTTTCTGAACTGCCACCTAGTGCTGGTGATGAGAGTTATCAACATGATGCTTCATTTTTGGAGGGGAAAACTGTGCATCCTTCCACCCCTTCTTTAATAGTTCCAGTTGTAGAAAATGAgaagcaactatccattcatGATGAAGTGGGGGAAGTGATGTTGCAGCCATCAAACCCATTTGCATCATTATCGATATTGGATGATAAGATCTCTCAGCATCCCACAGTATTACATGGAGAAATACTACAGCCTTCAGAGGATGCAAGTTCTCAACGTGATTGGTTGCTAACAAGTTTAGagtcggagacatctcaagagtTAGGGCATGGTCACTTAAGTTTAGACAGAGAGACTGTGCAGCCTTTGAACCCATTCTTGGTTGGATCAGATAGAGAAGATGAGAAGCATCAGCATGGCTGTGGAATTTGTGGAGGTGAAAATATGCAGCTTCTGCAATCATCAATGCGAATACCAACAACAGCACCTGAGTTGCCTAAGCTTGGTTGTGTAACTTTGAGGGAAGAAAATCAATGTTCTCAATTTGATGTTTTACCACCACCAGATGATGAGAACTTAAATGTAGAGCCTCATTCCATTCGTAGTCGGCTGAGAGATCCTCTGATTGAGGCTGTCGCTGCTCATGATAGAAGCACG ATGAGAAAGGTATCAGAGATGGTTCTATCTTCCAATAAGCCAAAGGCAGATGAAAGGGATTCATTACTAGAGCAGATAAGAAACAAG TCCTTTAACCTGAAACCATCAGTTGTCACAAAATCAAACGTCAAGGGTCCTCCAACAAATCTAAAGGTTGCTGCTATCATAGAGAAAGCAAATGCAATCCGCCAG GCATTTGTGGGAAGTGATGAAGACGATGATAAAGATACTTGGAGTGATTCTTAA